One genomic window of Mercenaria mercenaria strain notata chromosome 2, MADL_Memer_1, whole genome shotgun sequence includes the following:
- the LOC128555255 gene encoding uncharacterized protein LOC128555255 gives MSLSKPPTPHIYSDGEKRHFRIMSMINEEGQHVLRLILDKLLGGTALAERLAESETKENIQDALGRSKIQKDQYDMLYPSSGIIHKEHFDVTLLTFLIRQIHPFMKVSNKIWSDPNHGDLSPEADVTRLKKKRNKLAHLGKATLTEDEYVVEFQKLEMILCRLARYASSADLTVADLALKLENKKHGVFESKPLTSNVATSVSSSLNKDPASESDSSSTYSAFKSLPFASNNDTSFSGSLDSDHTKNSDSVSIYSLSSMESKSSSVSGKDIKKEIATSTSSLQKKRKLSFKVRSYLEPFISSPNKEGEKENTDLPKRIKTKDKKKDSRQRCKSCSCTLKGSCKSVEANLVKTNDHSSQKYRCNISGLTMLNSGILIATDSSHDVVQALALSGNVLDEFECAQPNSVVAVGSSKFAVTLLRSSKVKILKFNNDNNCIEAENEFNVDCDSWLSDMKYSSGYLYTLCENGDLHILNVKTGSDAGLFPTKVQCISHFDIANKGDRIFISHGHHISCLDGFGNTIWCYSDKTKRTFKGIVLRKNTIFVCAWDKDKIISLATKDGKCLKEYSDEQMRCPWSVCALKGKLFVSQYMSDLNSESCSEIVVMQI, from the exons ATG TCTTTAAGCAAACCACCCACGCCACATATTTACTCGGATGGAGAGAAAAGACATTTCAGGATAATGTCGATGATAAACGAAGAAGGACAACACGTACTAAGACTCATCCTTGACAAACTACTAGGTGGTACAGCACTTGCTGAACGTTTAGCTGAATCTGAAACTAAAGAAAACATACAGGATGCTTTGGGTAgaagcaaaattcaaaaagacCAGTACGATATGTTATACCCATCATCAGGAATCATTCATAAAGAACATTTTGACGTAACTTTGCTTACTTTCTTAATACGACAGATACATCCATTCATGAAGGTCAGTAACAAAATCTGGTCAGATCCCAATCACGGAGATCTCAGTCCGGAAGCGGATGTTACTCGGTTGAAGAAAAAAAGGAATAAGCTAGCCCACCTCGGAAAAGCTACATTAACAGAGGACGAATATGTGGTAGAATTTCAGAAACTTGAAATGATACTTTGTAGACTTGCTCGTTACGCTTCTAGTGCAGATCTTACAGTTGCTGATTTAGCACTGAAACTTGAAAACAAGAAACATGGTGTATTTGAAAGTAAACCGCTTACTTCCAATGTTGCCACTAGTGTGTCAAGCAGCTTGAACAAAGATCCGGCAAGCGAGTCGGACAGTTCTTCAACTTATAGTGCGTTTAAAAGTCTGCCATTTGCTTCAAATAATGACACTAGTTTCTCAGGTAGTTTGGACAGTGACCACACAAAGAATTCGGATAGTGTTTCAATTTATTCTTTGTCAAGTATGGAAAGCAAAAGCAGCAGTGTCTCCGGTAAAGATATTAAAAAGGAAATAGCAACGAGCACATCATCACTTCAAAAGAAGAGAAAACTTTCTTTTAAGGTTAGATCATATCTAGAACCATTCATTAGCTCACCAAATAAAGAAGGcgaaaaagaaaatacagatctaccaaaaagaataaaaacaaaagacaaaaagaaagatTCAAGACAAAGATGTAAATCGTGCTCATGTACGCTTAAGGGTTCATGTAAAAGTGTCGAAGCAAACCTGGTCAAGACCAACGATCATTCATCGCAAAAATACCGTTGTAATATATCTGGACTTACAATGCTAAATTCTGGTATTCTTATAGCCACGGATTCGAGCCATGATGTAGTTCAAGCCTTAGCTCTTTCTGGCAACGTACTTGATGAATTTGAATGTGCACAACCTAACAGTGTTGTCGCGGTGGGTTCTTCCAAATTTGCAGTTACGTTGCTGCGATCAAGTAAAGTGAAAATATTGAAgtttaacaatgataataattgtATCGAAGCTGAAAACGAGTTTAATGTAGATTGTGATTCTTGGTTGTCTGATATGAAATACAGTAGCGGGTATTTGTACACACTTTGTGAAAATGGGGATCTACACATATTGAATGTAAAAACAGGCAGTGACGCAGGTCTTTTCCCGACAAAAGTGCAATGTATTTCACATTTTGATATCGCAAACAAAGGGGATAGAATATTCATTAGCCACGGCCATCACATTTCCTGCCTTGATGGATTTGGCAATACAATTTGGTGCTATTCTGACAAGACTAAACGGACTTTTAAGGGAATTGTGTTACGTAAAAACACAATATTTGTGTGTGCTTGGGacaaagacaaaattatttctcTAGCAACCAAAGATGGGAAATGTTTGAAAGAATACAGTGACGAGCAGATGAGATGTCCGTGGTCGGTTTGTGCACTTAAAGGCAAACTTTTTGTATCTCAATACATGTCAGACTTAAATAGCGAGTCGTGCAGCGAAATTGTGGTTATGCAAATCTGA